The following coding sequences lie in one Apium graveolens cultivar Ventura chromosome 3, ASM990537v1, whole genome shotgun sequence genomic window:
- the LOC141714164 gene encoding miraculin-like yields MKTTVILLSFLLIPLLNSLLIASAANDKVLDIDGQELRTGTNYYILPVVRGNGGGLKINSQGNYQCPLGVVQEADEVNRGTPMIFSPVNPDEQIVRESSDLNVKFSGPTFICSYKNNGEPTVWRIDSGDSGQTFVSLGGSVGDPGSSTIRNWFRIEKLEGGNNWYKFVYCPGVCNTCRPVCGDLGIVIEKSGTRRLALNTVKSFQVFFKKA; encoded by the coding sequence ATGAAGACCACAGTTATCTTACTTTCCTTCCTCCTCATTCCACTTCTAAACAGCCTCTTGATCGCATCCGCAGCAAATGATAAAGTCCTTGACATAGATGGACAGGAGCTCCGTACAGGCACAAATTACTACATATTGCCTGTTGTCCGAGGCAACGGTGGTGGACTCAAAATAAACAGTCAAGGAAACTACCAGTGTCCGCTAGGTGTTGTCCAAGAGGCGGATGAGGTCAATAGAGGTACTCCCATGATATTTTCACCAGTGAACCCAGATGAACAGATAGTACGAGAATCTTCGGATTTGAACGTAAAATTTTCGGGCCCAACATTCATCTGCTCTTACAAGAATAATGGGGAACCAACTGTGTGGAGGATTGATAGTGGAGATTCTGGTCAAACTTTCGTCTCACTTGGAGGATCTGTAGGGGATCCTGGCAGTAGTACAATAAGGAACTGGTTTAGAATTGAGAAACTTGAAGGTGGCAACAACTGGTACAAGTTTGTGTATTGTCCCGGGGTGTGCAACACTTGTAGACCTGTTTGCGGTGACCTTGGTATTGTAATTGAAAAGAGTGGAACTAGACGCTTGGCTTTGAATACTGTAAAATCTTTCCAAGTTTTCTTTAAGAAGGCCTAA